Genomic DNA from Panthera uncia isolate 11264 chromosome E3, Puncia_PCG_1.0, whole genome shotgun sequence:
TACAGCAGGAGCTCTGGACTGGTACTTGGGAGACTCGGCGTTCAGTCTTGGCTCTGCTCTGTACCAGCTGGGGAGCCCCACAAAATGAGGGACGTTCGTGGGGCCGTCGTTCTCGGAGTGTGAATTCTGCAGAAGCCCCTTCAGGTTCAGGGGGCCAATGATTTTGTCCCAAACAGGCCTCTGAGCGATGAAATACACACCCATCCCCTCTCCGAGCTCACGAGCACCAGCTGCCCacactcctcctcctctttgaGGGTGCCAGGGGGCAAGCCGGCCAAGTGCAGACGCCAGTGAAGACCAGCTCCGCTCTGCTCTTCCCTAAGCCCGCCTGGCCTGTCTCTTCAAGGCGCTTGCTTTAGCTACAAGACCCCCTCAGTCTCCTGCCACACTAAGGGTAGAgccaccctgccctgcctgcctgccctcacCTTCAGGGTCAGACCAGAGCAGGTCACACATGGGCCCGTCATGGGGCACTTCTTGCTTTCGGTCAATCGTCCGGATCTGGTCCAGGGTCTGGATAGAGGGGGAGAGGCCCCCATGCACGCAGAAGATCTACAGGGGGACAAGAAAGGAGTCAAGGCCAGCTGAGCCCAGCGCCTCTTCCCCCGCGAGTCCGATCCCCGCGGGACCCGGTAGCCGGCCCACCTTGCCATCGATGATGGCCGACAGGCTGAGGTAGTCAAAGATCTCAGTGCAGTAGCGCCACACGGTCACCGAGCCATATTTGCGCAGACACTCGTCGTAGAAGCCGTAGACCTGGGTGATCTGGCGGCTTTCGTGGTTGCCCCGGATCAGGGTGATTCGGTCAGGATAGCGAACCTGGAGGGGGCCACCGatccagggctgggggctgggctctgtccctccctcacagCCCCACCGGCCCTTCCCAGATCTCCTCCTACTTGCCCACCCTGTCGCCTCATCACTACCCCAGCCCAGAGTCATGCCATCTCTTGCCAACCTCGCAGGCCCCGGTCCCTCCTCCAGGGGATTTGAGGCTGACCCCTCCCCATCAACTACAACCTATCGGTTCCCCTTTCACCACTAAGTCCTTACCGAGACCCTCAGGTGCTCTGTCATCTGGCCTACCAACGGATACCGCACCCAGGTGAACTCAACACCCTGCCACTTTCCGAGCACGGGGAGcctccattccctcccctccAATGCCGCAGCTCCGCCTTCTCCTCCAGGAACCCCATCAGATGCTCCCGAGCCAAGGAAAGCTGCTCTGCCCATCCCCGGGCAAGCTGAACACCAGCAGGACGGCTCAGAGCTGGGGGTGGATGGAGAAGGAGACGAGGGCAGGAAGGACACAGACAGGTCAGGCCGGAGGCGGCCCGGGTGTGGGCACCGGAAGCCCGGGTTCCCACCTTAAGTGCCAGCAGCAGGAGGAACGTTTCGACGCTGTAGAAACCACGATCCACAAAGTCCCCCATGAAGAGGTAGTTGGTCTCAGGGACGTCGCCACccacctggggagggaggagtggggggagaagggtTTGCTCGATCCTCGCCTGTCCCCCGCTGCGGCAGCCCATGTGCCAGTCAAGTTGAGGCCCTTCTTTCACGGAGGGCCCACCAAACAGGAGGCCTCTCGCTCACCCAAGTCAAAGCTTCCACTCTTAAAATTAAAGGCGTCTTCCAGTCACCCCCCAGGTCACCTGTCCCAGAGTCTCCCCACACTCACTCTGAACAGCTCCTTGAGGTCATAGAATTGCCCGTGGATGTCGCCGCATACCTAGGAAGTGAGGAGAGCTGGGTGGGAACTCGCACAGCCGGAGAGCCTCCGCCTCCAGGGGCTGGCCTTCGGAACACCCGGCGCGTTAGTGGCTCCTTATCGCTCCCGGCTAAACCTCAACTTCTCAGGGCCACCAATCTACTGTCCTACCCGGACTTTGTCTGCTCTGGCATCACCCCCCATCCCGCACTGAGTGCCAGCTGTTCTGTGGGCAAGAGCTAAAACTAGGGTCTCTCAAGCCAGGCCTGTAGCTTCTGGAGGACCTGGCCCCCTCCTCTCCATGTTTCCCTCAAGGAACCCGGAATAAAGCTACTAATGACACGGAATACACAGAAATGTGTGGGGTAGAATCACTCACCAGATTCAGAGTCCTTCTGCCCTGACCAAGAGTATCCCCCCATCAGCTCAAAAGACCCTTCCCGTAACATCCATTTCATATAGCAAGGCTCCCTTGAAGATGGGAGAGGGATACACGGGACTTTCCGGGCTCTCAGGGATGAGGGGCAGACCTCTGTAGCCCACAAGATGAAGGGGAACGGCCATGTGCCTAGGCTCTGGAAGGACACGCGGTACTCACTGTGACTGGCGAGTCCACCCTCTGTACGTTGCTCTCCTCTACCAAGATCTCTCTGGGGACGGGAGAAGACCAGGGTCACCACGGCCAGgccagcccagctcagcccagcccagTTCCCCATCTTTTGGAAgggaggatctgaggtgggcctTGAACCTCTAGGGGGAAGGAGTGAGGTGTGCAATAACATCCCCAGGATGGGCTGACCGCAGGCCTCCCCAAGGCCAAGAGGCCAGAGCCCAAACTCTTGCTGCGGCATTCAAAGCCTTTCCAAGGAGACAGTGGCCTTTCAAGCCCTGACCCTCCCTGTTGCCCTCTTTCCCACATCCAGTGCTCGTTCCAGAGAACAGACCCGCTCGCCACACAGAGCTCTCTGCTCACGCTGCTCCCTTGGCCTGGAGCACTCCGAGACCGTGCCCCCGGCTGAGCCTCCTCTCCGCCCGGCACGGAGGCTTTCCCCACACGGTCCGAAGGCACCCAGTGATCAAACACACCATCAAAGCGATGCGCTTTTGCCTTATTTAGAGGGAGTGACAACTTTGTTCTTTCGTTCCTCCCTGCAGTGGAGTCTACTACTACTCAAGAGCGCGTGACGTGAAACCACTCTGTCAGCTACACACACACAGCGAAGTAAGCGGTGCCACGTTTCCAGATTTCGCCCTTGGTGATGACGGCAGCGGTGACCACTCCAGTTCACGCCACACCCCAGGACTGTAGTAAGAGCTTGGTGTCGATGACACAAACCCAACGGCCACCCCCCAAGGCGGGCACTGTGATGACACCCGCTGCTCAGGCGAATAAACTGGCCACGGTCATACAGGTGGGATTTAATTCAGGCAGCCTGGCGCTGCCACCTAGTTACTCTGGTGTGGGGGGCGCCCAGGCACTGGCCTTTTTCTGCCAGCCTCCTCCTAGGAGACAAGCAGCTCCCTGAGCTCCGAGAACGGATGCTTTCACCTATGGCCCTGAAGATGCTCTCTATGAAAAAGGTGGCTCGAGGGAAGTGCGCTTGCTTGGCTTTCTGGGAATGGGGGGACGTTCGGGGGAAGGCACCGGCAGTGATTGAGCGGCCATCCAACAACCAGGCCCTCCCGCTAGGAACGCATCTGGCGTGAGACACTGTTCCACATCAACTGCTTATGATGACCTCCCCAATGGACTCAGGGAGGTTCTTTTCCTCCTCGACAGAaaaaccaaggcttagagaaaaaaggggggcaGGATCACGGTCACGAAGCTGGAGAGTGAATGAACTGAACTCAGGAGCCCAATCTCCTATGAATCTGTGCCGGCCTCATCCACAGATTCCGGGCCCAGCCTCCAAGCCCAGCTCTGTCACTCACAGCACATCATCCGCCCTCTCAGGGGTCACACCCGCCCACCTTTACTTCCACATCGAATGCTACCTTTAGAAAAAGCCTGCCAAAGTGCCAGCCCCTGTCCCTACAGATGCAGAATCCCATCTGAGCTCCGTAAGGACTTCAAAGActtggagagatggagagacttGACCAGGATTACATTGTTTATAGGTGATGAAGCTGGGACTCGTATTGAAAAGCACACCGGATTCAaaccctcttctcttttcctgtacTGGTATTTTTAGTAGGACTGAGTTCAGTCCACACACTTCAGGCCTCTCTAGTTCCAAGAGTTTGAGACTATGTACCCTGTGAGCAAGGGGAGGTTCCTGACACTTTCAGCCTTGGCTGGGCCCCTGGTGGGTCTCCAGGAGGCCATGGCCAGGTGCAAGAGTTGTTCCCCCTTCAGAATGGGCCCAAGATAATACTGGCCAACTTGGGCCTCAGCCCAGTACCTCCCAGCCCCTTCTCAGTTTCAGCTGGATGGGACTCTCCCACTCCTCAGTCCTCTATAGCTCCCCAGTGCTTTGTACACAGTTTAAGTGTCTCTGCTTGGCTGTCAATGAGCATGGAGTACAGTGAAAGATCTGGATCCAAAATGAACCTCCCCTCCAACGAGCTGTGAAACTTCAGGCAAGACATTATCTTTtcagagactcagtttcctcttctgcgaAACACTCACGCTTGACCTGACGAAGCCACAGGGCTGCTGCCAAGAGCAATGGAGACGGAATAAATTACCTCTCTGTTATTCTGAAAACTCCACCGTGCTATTCGAGCATTAGCTATCCTCACCACCGAATCAATTCAGGCCCTCTGGGCAAGATGAGTCTAACAGGAAAAAGAACAGTGCCAGGCAACAGTTGGTTTAAGTTCCTAAAAATGCCACTCAAGACAGA
This window encodes:
- the PPP4C gene encoding serine/threonine-protein phosphatase 4 catalytic subunit; the protein is MAEISDLDRQIEQLRRCELIKESEVKALCAKAREILVEESNVQRVDSPVTVCGDIHGQFYDLKELFRVGGDVPETNYLFMGDFVDRGFYSVETFLLLLALKVRYPDRITLIRGNHESRQITQVYGFYDECLRKYGSVTVWRYCTEIFDYLSLSAIIDGKIFCVHGGLSPSIQTLDQIRTIDRKQEVPHDGPMCDLLWSDPEDTTGWGVSPRGAGYLFGSDVVAQFNAANDIDMICRAHQLVMEGYKWHFNETVLTVWSAPNYCYRCGNVAAILELDEHLQKDFIIFEAAPQETRGIPSKKPVADYFL